From the Telopea speciosissima isolate NSW1024214 ecotype Mountain lineage chromosome 9, Tspe_v1, whole genome shotgun sequence genome, the window AAATTGGGAATTGTCTTTACATGATTTCCAATGAGATGGAAGGAATCCAACGGAATTATTAAAACAGAGTTCCCCGGAGAATGAACTCTGGGAAGTTAGAATAGAAATTAATATgataaatagaaattaaaaaatgaacaaaaaaaaagtagtaaaatttcaatacaaaaaaagatttcttcttcaccaattctttgtttttttttttcttacaatgCGACAATCAAATCTGGATTCTCGAATTTTTCAAACATCAATCTGACTTTGAGTTCAGATTGGAATTTTGATTCAATTGAGGAGTAGGTTTATTTATTGTGTGTCTAATTTACAAGCTGTTGTAGTGGGACCCACCAACTCTTGATGAAGTGGATGGTGAGAAAGTGGACGCAGTCTTCCAGCCATTTAAAGAAGAGCTTGAGCTCCAGATTCCAGCCAACGAAGAATGCAGGTCAGGCAGTCTTGGTAAAAGAGGTTCCAAATCTTATCTTGCCCTCTCTTTTTGCTTCATCAATTAATTTTTCTTGTTGTTGACCTGAACTGATTTCAGGTGGGACGGAAAGTATGAGAATACAGACTACCCAAGCTTAAAGGCAACAGCTTAACCCAAATAATTAAATTTTCAGCAGCCATGAGTTTCCCATATTATCATTCCTTGTGTATTTTACATTTTGCCAATATTCTAGTTTAGTATATATTACAATCCATGGTGGTTTTGCATGTCTTTCCTTGTTTTCATCATTAGTAATAAAACTCTTCTTGTTACATGCCAGGTTTTGATTTATTCAAGGGAAAAATGATATTTCCAAGTCATTTTTTCATAATTCAGTAGTAATAAATTTTCATTCTAATGGGGAGAAAGTTCATCCAAACTTGGAATTGAAATGTTTTCTTGGTCCGAAAGGATCAACAGCAGAGGCTGTCAATATGATTCCTatccaaaagaaatattatgTGGAAATTTGGAAAGCACAACCATTTTTTCAAGCTGTCAGGATGGATCGATGAACCCAAATCTTTGTTTTTAGATGCAGAATCAATCTGTGTGATATGGTATTATTGCTCTATTAaacaatagtcccacatcggcaatttctgaaatttcctcAGTGTGTTAATAATCAATTTCTTATCATTACGTGGGCCAATCATGGATCGGAGTGAGTGGGTTCGATTCTTTGGACCCAGGAAAGTTCTCAAGGTAGTTCATTTTGCTCCGAACCAAACTGGGCGAAATATGAAACCTAAATTGGGAAAATTATTTGGATCTTGAGTTGCCTTGAAATGGGATTTGCAAAAAATGAAACAGAAACCCAGTCGTGCTTAGACCGAATCTAATACTCTCTGAGCTGTTCCGCTGGATTCGAACGCGTGATCATGGCGTTCCCCCGATCGAACTAGAACTCATCTTGATCAGACACGACTCAGTCCTTGGAAATCATAGCGAAGGAAACCTGCCTCGTTGGGCTCACAGAgcggtgaaaaaaaaaaaatacttttggTAAAGAACGGTGAAACAATTTTGAACGACATTAGTTATCTATATTGGAGCTTGTTTCAGTTGGGTTCGATTTGGCAAAGGTAATTTTAGATGGGTTTTGTTGCAGAAGATAAGGGCAATTCCAATTTATGGAATTCGGTTGGTTGTAGATGGTAATGATTCCCAAGCCCCGACACTCGTTCTCCCTCCACCTCCTCTTTCGGTAATGATCCATTATCTCTTTTCCGTTTCTTTTTATTGCTAAAATGGATCCTGTTATTAAATTTCTGAATCCCACCAACCCCTAAAATTTCCTCTTTTAGTGAACATGGCGAGAAATTGGAAGATGGAAATGACGATGAGTTGCATAAATTATAGCGTACTGTTTACTGTTGATGATAGCTTCTTGGCTGAAACCCAATTTGTTAAATCTTGGTGATGAAACTTAAATAGTGGATAATCAGGTCTGTGATGAAGAAATGACCCAATTGGCTAAGAGTGATAGGCAAGGAACGGGTAGAACCCAAACATTGAttgatgctgatgctgatgctCATGATGATGGGTCAGAAAGAGGAATAGGAGATGATGGATTTGAACTGGAATCTAGTTTTTCTTCTTGAACCCTCCCTCTCCTCTGCTTGAAATGGTGTGGATAATAAGAAATACAAAGTGTAATGGTGATATTTaagtaagggtattttggtcagtGATGGTTTATTACTAACACTGTTAGCGGACATGGGTTAAATGAAACCAAGTTTGAAAAGCAAGAGAAGGGCAGGGGAGGTTCCCTGATTGTCAGAAAGGTTAGAGAGGTCTAAGTAATTTGCTTTTTCTTAATAGTTGGTTCATGATTGAGCCCACCTAACAATGTTTCATTATTGGATGATTCTAGACAGTTCCTAATACCGGGATTGGTTCGATACCGATTCAAATTGgtaaaaaaatggatttttgatGGATCGGTAGGTTTTGTAATATCGGTTTGGATCGGTCAATATTAGCTGGATTGGATGGACTAGTATTGATTACTTTCGatcaaaataatattaaaaattaaaaaataaataaattagtaGAATCAGAAAATAACGCTAATGCGCATCCAAGAATCAACCGATGAGCCCCTATTCGAGTACAAGCGaaatatattttcaattttggttgGCTAGTCTCAAATGTGACTTGATCATAGGCATTGACCTAGGAAAATTTACCCGACCGATCCAATCCCGAGATTCGGGTGATCTGACCAAGGTGACCGAATCACAGAACACTAATACCGGACAGGATTGGTTATTATTTGAGATCGGTCTAGGCCGACATCGATCCAATCTAATCGATTTTGACCGATTTGATTCTAGATTACCAACCATGTTTCACAACCTTCATTCCTCAGTAATTTTTGGTCATATTCCCTCTTTAAAGGgtttcaataattttttatcatattcCCTCTTTAAAGGGTTTGTTTATTACTCAAATCCAGATTTTGGAAGAATCTGATCCCTGTAAAAAGGTCTCCATTAAACTCTTGGGAGTTACAAAATACTCTTAAATGGCTTCTTGAAGCCATTTAAACTTTCTGGGTTCAAAAGTCTAAGCACATCTACATATTCTTCTCATTTGTTTCTAGAGGCCCTCTTTCCCCTTCAGTATCGGTTAATGAGGGTCAGAAGCTAACGGAGCTCCCATCTATAGAGGAAATTAAGAGtatgtgttttttatttttttggatgggcAAAATAATAAAGATTACAACTGATTTTTTGAGCCTTATAGGCTAGCTGTTTGGTAAGAGAAAGGAGTCTATCATCTTTACACCACTGGAATTTACAGGTAGTGAAGTTACTAGTACGATCTACGAGTTAACCTATCAATAAGCTTCCAGGGAACTATAGTACTAGCAGTAGGGTGAAGGAGGACAATGAGCTCGCTATTGCAACACCAGATTTCTTTAGGGGCCACCTTCATATGTATGCCAAATTTCCATCCTTCAATGATGCTATGGAGTTCAGCTTCCATTCCATCTTTTGATTGAGAAAAAACTGCAGAGATTAGTGCATCCTAACCAGCTAACAAAAAGCAAAAAGCCCATCCTGTTAATCCTAAAGCATTGTCAGAAATTCCTGCGCAAAGTAAAACAGGATAATCAAAATTCTGATTAGTTACCAATAATTCCATCGAATAAGGAGAGGAAGGTGGAAGGAGGGGGAGATACGAGAGTCATCCTGTGATATTGTAGAGTTGTGAGGGGGGGAAATGTTTAAATTAGATAACCAAATATTTACAGACCGAATAACCAAAATAGGATCAACTATCTCTACTCCAAGCAATACTTTGTTCTGAACAGTCCAAATATAATAGCACGttataataaaaagaagaaaaaaaaaatagaggtttGTTTGTCGAAACTCTGGGAGGTGAAGTAGGTTACACACAGCTGAATAAGAGGAGGGTTGGAGAGAAGCTCGGTTCTCAATCCAAGGGGGCCAGAAGCCCAGatacgcttagtccaatcacaggaaagaagaagatgccaAATGGATTCTTCACAATAACCACATAAATGACATGTACAGTCGATTGCCATGCATTTTGAGAAAAATGCTTTGACAGAAAGTCCTACATGCAAGACACGCCAAAGAAACTCTTAAATTTGGGAAGGAGATTCAATTTCCAGAAAAAATCGTCACAGTAAAGGTTGTTGAGCTATTGGTGAAAAAATTTTGGCAGCCTTTCGAGTAGAAAATTTCTCAGTAGTAATTAATGAGCATCTCCAAAGATCATCAGAATATGTTCCACGGGTCAAACCAGTAGTGAGTCAATGACCCATATCCAATTTTAATCCAAACTAATTCTTTAAGGGTGGGTAGAAGACAGGCAATACTATTCCAGGTCCAGGATCCCTTTTTCCTCAACGTTTTCTTTCATAAGAGTTGGGATTTCAGCCTAAAGGATTTGTTGACCCAGCTTATCTGCACTATGTTTCCCATTTAAGGTGTACGTTATACGGCTTGAAACAAACACCAAGGGCTTGGTCGCATTGACTTGGCACATTTCTATTGTCACTTGGTTTTAAATCGTTGGCATCTAATACAACTCTATTTGTTCGGTCCTGGCAGCAACATCTGATTTATGTGCTAGTTTATGTAGACGATATAATCGTCACTGGATCTACTCCATCCAAAATCCAAGATTTGATCATCACCCTTCGAACAGAATTTGCAATCAAAAACCTAGGAGATTTGCATTATTTCTTGGGAGTGGAAGTGGTTCGTACACCATGTGGACTTCACTTGATACAAACAAAGTACACATTGGATATTCTTCAAAAGGCTAGTATAGCAGTAGCAGGGCCAATGCCTGCACCGAATTCTACATCACCTCTAACATGAGGCATAGGGTCAGCTTATGAAGATGTAACTCACTACAAGAGCGTCATTGGTGCGCTCCAATATTTGATACTTAGAAGACCAGATATAGCATTCTCTGTCAATAGAGTTTCCCAGTTCATGCATAATCTGACTATGGATCACTGGGCGGCCATCAAAAGGATCCTAAGGTATCTCAAAGATACACTGAGTCTTGGTGTTCAAATATGTCCATCAAATTTGGTACAACTCGATATGTGCCTATatcgatgctgattgggccgggtGCCCTCATGATTGCCACTCAACAAGTCGATATTGTATATTTCTTGATTGGTACTAATTTAATCTGCTGGAGTTCTAAGAAACAACCTACGGTGGCCAGATCCTCCACGGAATCTGAATACAAGGGGTTAGCCAATACATCGACTGAATGGATGTGGCTAAGGCAATTGCTACTTGATCTTCATGTCAAAACCCCATCACCAGTGCTATACTGTGACAATATTGGAGCAACATACTTAGCATTATTTCATGCCTGCACAAAACATATCGAGATCGATTATCATTTTGTACGGGAACAAGTGACGTCCAATCAACTGTGTATCTGATTTGTTTCCAGTTCTGATCGTGGCAGATATCTTAACCAATGGTTTACCTGGACCACAGTTCAAATTGCTACAGGACAAGCTCACATTGTGCAACCGACCGATTCACTTGAGGGGGCATGTTATGGATATTACAAATCAACCGGATAATGCAAACTacaatttaaattttaaaagttTGAATTCTTCGCTGAATAGGTCCACGGATAATGTATCCGTTCAAGGTAGTTTCACTCCTACAAAATAGCAGGAGTTTAAGTCTATCTGGAACACCTTCTCTTGTAACTACTTTGTATTTTGAATTACAAATATAAATACAAATACAACCCCATCACATGAGATGATAAGGGGAAGATTACCACTCAAGCTCAAACTCTTACACATTCCATTAAGCATTTGCAATCAGTCCACGTCGATATCTGTGATCCCTAGCTCCTTTACTCACAATCTGTTGAGGATGATTCTTGCCTCGGACTCCTGTGAACTTCCTGTAAAACCAAAATTCAGAATAACACTATCAAAATCACTTTTATAAACACAAATAGCTgatcccatttaattgggataaggcttagttgattTGGGTTGCTGATTTAGTgatgaaaagaaataagagaaagacAATGAGGGAGGTGAAATTGTGACAGATGTATCTGTATTATGTCCCCCATACTCCCACAAATTGAGTTTTGTGATCCATCTCTCAATATTCTATATTAAATATGGATTTTGTTTTGAAGAAGAGTGTACACATTGATTTCTAGACATCTAAAGAAAATAACTAGTTAtagcaaaaacaacaaaaacaattaCCTGCCGCTCTTTTAGTCCAATCTAGATTACtaaagaaattctcaatgaaagcTAACAAGGAAGGAACTGTCATAAACTCTTTCCTTAATACTAAAGGGCCAGCAACCCAAATCTGTTTTGAAAAGGGGCAAGAAATTAAAACATGTCAAATAGATTCACGAATCTCATTGCATAATACACAAAGatcattaattttcaaaaaccaacttaatttaatttttgttgccAGACCCTCATGTAAGAGTTTCCACAAAATAGTCAAAATTTGGGATGCATATTGGAATGGCAAACAAGATTCCAAATATTACTAGAAAGATCTCGGGTTTGTTCTTTCAACATTCTCCTCCAAGGTCTCAGAATGAGAGATGAGAAATTGAGCAtcgattttttttggttaaatcacCATTTTTTGCAAACGGATAATGAGGAAATCATCATGATCAGTAATGGCTAGAGGAATTCATGAAATAACATCAGAAACATGGACAGGGAAAGAGGTTTGAATAAGGAGATTTTAGTTCCTACCTGAgatcaaatctttttttttttttttggtgaagagaGAAAACTGATGTGAAAACCAAAGGTCAGACCTAATATAAATCTCAAGCCAATTACATAACCAAGGATCCTTCCAGATATCCACATTCAACCCATTTCCAATTTTCCATCAAACAAGTTCTCTTAATTGATGAATAATATGGGAGAAACCATTCCAAAACTAAGACCCTTTTTTTTGTCACAAAATCTGATCGAAGAACTCTTTTGGGGAACGTATTTGGCCGGCTTTTAGAACAAGACACCAAAGGCTACATATATGGCTTAGTTAATAGCTGCCATCCAAGATTAATTAAGAGACTTTCATTGTGTATTGAGTTAAAAGAAATCCCAAACCTCCCATTGACTTAGGTTTGCAACAAACATTCTAAGAAAGCAATGAAAGGTTTTTCTTATTGTCAGACTCTCCTCGCCAGAAGTTAGAATTGATAGAATCAAGCTTAGAACAAATCGTTTgtggaaaataaaaacaagacaTTAAATAGATTGGGACAGAAGGTAAAACAGACTTAATAAGAGTTGATCTACCAGCCTGAGATAATAGAGAAACCTTCCAATTAGCAAGCTTCGGTTGAACATGATTCACAACACTGGATAAAAGCCTACTTTTATTCTGAGAAATCAAAAGAGGTGAGCCAAGATAAATATAATTGGAGAACATCTCCTTAATGCCAAGTTGTTTACAAATTCGAGTTCTGAGACCAGCTAGGGTATTTTTGCTGAAAAACACCTCATTTTTAAGAGAGTTAATTTATTAACCAAAGAAATCATGAATAAGGTTCATTATTGCCTGAATGGATAAAACCTCTTCCAAATTATCTTGACAAAACACAAAAGTGTCATTTGTAAACAACAAATAAGTGATTTCAGAGGCAGATCTAACAATCTTAATGCCCCTAAACAAGTAAAGTAgacaaatctaatttttttttacatataaaATAGTTCGTGGGTCTGGTAGGAGGTCTAGTGGGGTAAGGCCACCCATTATAGTAAGTGGGTTGGTCAAGGAAGGAAGGtaggttttgaaccatggtccatggtatatatatatatatatatatatatgtggtaATAGGAATACTCACTCTATGACTAAATAATTACAAATTTTAAACCCTTCATTGTCATCATGTTATTACGTTGTCATTGCTGGAAACAAAGCAATAGcccctaataataattacttaTGGTGGGTGGTCATAGAGTCTAAAAGGCAAAAGCTAGCTACCAACTTACCCTATCAATAATATTCATCTCCCTTTGTAAATTAGAGGATGTTGTTAGACAGCATTTCattcataattatttttaaaacaaCCACTTTATAAACCTTTAGAAatttttaccaaacaaaaaaacaaaaaaaaaaccttcagcCAATGTAAAATTCCACTGTGGAATGGAATAAGTTCAATTTCTTGTTTCAAACGATCTCTTATGACCATTTCAAGTAGGTCATGGCTGTTGGAATCACACATGTGACATCTCAACAAAATGGGACATATAAAGTATAATTGGTTCTCATGTGTTGTGTTGGGTGAAGATGATGTATTAGACCCTTTTGGAAGTTATAATTGTGATCTCCTTAAACTAATAAATATTTGGTTAAATAAACTAAGCTATTAATTACAGTTGATGCAAATATACTCAATTCATCCCATACACAAGTTCCAGGAACTGCCTCTGATATAGTGGCCAAGGTCCCACCAAACCCAAATAATCTTAATATATACTGATAGTAATAGCTTATAATCATACCAATTGAGAGATATATACAAGCTTCAACCAAAGATCAAACATGCATGCACTGATCAATATGAGCCTGTATGGGCCATATTCTGAAAATCATGTTGATCACTAGACAGCTCTTGCCTAAATAAAGGGAAATCTTCATTGTTAGGATTATCTAATGACCCAATTCATGTTTTAGTTCTTAATAAGCATCATGAAGTGCATCTTTATTCTTTAACCTCGAATACATCGGATTGGAATCCATGCATTGGTCACCTGAAAGCAAGGAGATGACGATTCTGCTATAGAGAGGACAAGAGCTGACTCCGATggagactctccgatgcttaagttgtATTCCTAACAACAAAAGTAATTTGTGTCAAGGACTAACAGAGCAATAAGCAAGAGAAAATATTAAAGTATGCAGATAGTGAAATTTGCTAGAGCTAGGTTATTATCTTGGTCATCATATTGCCCACAAAAAACTAAATCTAGTTTCATTATGTTGTATGCTAACAACATTGTGCTTTAGTAGTCTGCAATGGTAAGGCTTCTTTAATGAAGGAAGGACTACTTTTTTATAATAGTTTAGCTTCAGCCATGTTTCAGTAATATTGCCCATATCCAATCTCTGACATTTCACAAATTGGTACAATCAAAAAGATACAAGAAAAGTGGAACAGTGGAACTGCATAAGTGAGAATATAGAAGATAACATATTAACATATAGTGTCTACTTCCATACTCTATTTCACATCCTTTTTCAAATATGACCTTTCAAAAGTCTACCCTTTTTATTGTCTCTGCAACTCCACATTCCTCTCCATAAAAACCCCAGAATAAAACCTGTAATACTGGAGGCCCACATGGTTGAATAAACTACTATATACGCCCACCACTTCTTTTTTCATGTTCAAATCTGTCTCACCAGCGTGGTACCACCACTAAGCTCTATCAAGAATCAAGCAAGACCCACAGGCCACACTGTGTTCATCCAAAAGTAGAATAGTACTTTTGACTTTAATATTCACTAGACGACCCACTTTGTCTTCTTTTAATAGAAAGAAAATGCAGTTTCTGGACGCATGAAGGTTTGCTTACTTTCCAGACTGAAAGTATTTGTAATGGGTAATGTTTATGTATTGAGAAAGGAAGTTTAAATACCGAAGTTTCTTTGCCTCTTTGagtgagagacagagagagaaggaaacgTCACCATATGGGTTAGTGTTATTTACTTAAGAAAAACATGCAAGGAGTTCTCTATTGATTTGAATTGGATTATCCAAGTTTTGCTTGAAATTGAAAAATGAAGAACTTTCAGAAGCTAGTTTTTCTCACCATTGCTGCCAGTTTTGTTGTTCTTGCTCTTCTACCATCTGCGAGCTCATCTAGCAACGAAGGGAAACCAGTGATTAATCACAAGAAAGAGACTCATAACAACCAAAAGGTATTATAGTCAGTTAGTCTACTCtgttctccctctctctcctccccccggGGACAAAAGGCTCTTCTTGCCTCTCTTAAGCTACTAGTTGGTTACAGAAATCATTTTTGTTGAATCTTTATTAAGATTTTCTTAATCTGGAAAATGAGAAAAGTGTCTGGGTAAATTGAAGGAACTATAGCCAATGaagttgacttttttttttttctgttatatTTACAGTTGAGCAGTGAACTTTCCTCTGAAATTACAGTCCATGGCTTCCTCCTTTGGGCTTCAATGGGGTTCCTAATGCCTGTTGGTATACTTGTTATCAGAATGTCCAATAGAGTTGAATGTGGGAGAAGGCAAAAGCTTATCTTctatttccattttattttccaGGTAAGCCCacctcttcctcttttcttctgttACTTTGATCTTACTTTCTCGTGATGAAGAATCAATAACACAGTAAttcactttcttttttcatcTATAACTTGATCTTTAGAGCTCCTGGAGTCATATAATGTGATCATTAATGCCTTTAACTTTGTTTATTAGATTAAGTAAGCCTACTAGGACTTTTaataaagatgaagaggaaaagaaaagttcTTTTGAATAGAAAATTTTAGTCTCTTCACTGCAATCTTACCAAGGAATTATTTGACTATTGAGTCTGGCTATCTGCCTAGGTGTCCACATTGCTTGGCCTGCAAATCACAACTTACGAAAGCGTGGTTTTCAAGTAATTAATATTAAAGCAATCATTAACTGACTTATAAAATCTatccttcctcttttttttaaataatatcaAGAATGGATGCTTGATTTAGcagataaaataaaagaaaatttctgtTCTATGAAATATACACTGTTAGATGGTTTCAATGTATTCAATTAATATCGAGCAAAACAACACCTCTACAGTAATACAGAGGTAGACATAGCTGAAAATACCTTTATACTGAGGTTTGGCAAATTAAAGAAGTCTTCAAGACATTTTGGAGAAATTAATGGTTGTATCCTGATGTACTAATggactttatttataatttctaCTCAACAGATAATATCAGTACTCCTTTCCACAGCAGGAGCAATCTTGTCCATAAAAAATTTTGATAACTCCTTTAGTAACAACCATCAAAGGATAGGCTTGGCTCTTTATGGCATGATATGGGTACAAGTCTTAATTGGCCTTTTCAGGCCTCAAAGGTAAGTTATCTGATTCCTCGGAAGTCTTGGAAAACAAAAGTAGCTTCTTTGACTGAAAGACTCAGCTTTTCTGATCAATTGTTCAATTCTCAAAGTTATGTAGATTGGCTAGGTTTGAAAAATGACTAGACCAAGCTCAGTTTCATGTAGTGATAGGACTAATAATTGGTTACTTGGTCAACTCTTCTAAGCAGttcaagaacccaattttagtTCATAAttttgtttgagagagagagagagagagagagagagatgttttatttttctctgattatcttttatttttcttccttctctgtaCAGAGGGACTAAAGGAAGAAGTATGTGGTATATTGCTCACTGGGCACTTGGAACTGGAGTTTCTACGTTGGggatcatcaacatatacactGGCCTACAAGCCTACCAGAAGAAGACATTGAGAAGTACAAGGCTTTGGACTTTACTTTTCACTGCCGAGATAATCTTCATTGGATTCCTCTATCTGCTCCAAGACAAATGGGATTATATGCAAAAACAAGGAGTGATTTTGAGTAATGACCCCGCCATGTCCACAGATCCACTGATTTCTCCAACAGCCAACCAAAAGGAAATGAATGTACTTTGATAAAAACCAATATTAAAGACTCCTTTCAACTAACATGGGATTCTTTGTCTTTCCTGGGTTTTCTTTCTCAGCTATGAGACTGGATTTCTTAAAATTGATGAGACCGAACGAAGCATGCTTCATTGGCATTGGAAAAAACAGAAGTCTCCTCAATAATATGAAACTGATTGACATCTTGTTTTGCAATTAAATTGTAAGCATCTTTCTGCAGTAATGAGGGTGATGAGTACTATAATTTGTGACATTGTATTGCATCAAAGCTTCTACTAATATTGTTTGTAACCCTGTTTTGTGTAAAAATTGTTGAAGGAAGTGTCATTTCTATAAACTTCTCTCAAATTTTCCATTTCAAATTCAGATTTTACCATAAACTGTTTAACAAATTAAAATCCTATAACTGTTATATGGACAGCAATCTCTATGTTACAACATTTCCATGTTGCTTGATATATACATGGAAATGTCTTAACTCTCAGCTCTGTTTTTGTAAATAAGTATATGATATTAGGCACACAAACTGGTAAGTATAGTTTTCCCCAGCTATAATGGAAAGCAAAAATAAAGTGAGCATTGGATGCTGAAGATTATCAGGCTGACATTCCATTTTAAGAGGTGGCCCATAGCATGAAAGGAAATGGGTCAGATCAGATTATATAACCACTTCATATAATCTAAACTCCAATATGAAATTGATCAAAACATCAGATAACTGTGACCAAGAACTTTTTCTTTAATTGATCTAAGTAATAAAACTTGCATCTTTGCCACCAGCACATTTACCCTTTTCTTCAATATGACTAGACGAACTCTTTCATTTTAAGAGGACTAGACAGAAAAATAAGTCACAATACAGACCTTAATAAAGTCAAATGATTGTTGATTTGGCTCCCTAAACCTCCCACTTTATGCTGAATTGATTTGCTGTATTTATCCTTTGAATCAAGACTTAAGTTCATGTGTTGACCATAAGATATGTAAATTGAACCTAATTACTGTGCTTGAATTAAAGGGCttgaattttcaaaatcaaaatcacaaTCCTACAAAATTGATTCAGCTTTCAGAATGATCAAGCAGGTGTAGTGGTCAAACTAGTATTGTTTGTGGTCtttcagtaaaaaaaaaagcgaAAAAACAATCATAATCTGCAAAGTAATGCAATTAACCAATAATGAATTACATTCCTTcaactaagaaaaatatttagaCATAACTGCtagaattttttcctttttataaaGTGTTTCTTCGATATCAGTATATCTAATGTTCTCTGCAGCGAAATTCTCACATCGAAGGTACATCAAGCATGTAAAAATGCATCACTAAAACAAAACTCTAATCCTGTGCTACTGAGCCCTCACACTGTAGTATTGATGCAGCCTAGTTGGAAGCTATAAATCGGGAGAGTCAAGAACACACTCTACTAGGTGTGTAACCGGGTAACAAGAAtgcaagagagaaagaaagcgCAAATCAACGTGGGC encodes:
- the LOC122640811 gene encoding cytochrome b561 domain-containing protein At4g18260-like — protein: MKNFQKLVFLTIAASFVVLALLPSASSSSNEGKPVINHKKETHNNQKLSSELSSEITVHGFLLWASMGFLMPVGILVIRMSNRVECGRRQKLIFYFHFIFQIISVLLSTAGAILSIKNFDNSFSNNHQRIGLALYGMIWVQVLIGLFRPQRGTKGRSMWYIAHWALGTGVSTLGIINIYTGLQAYQKKTLRSTRLWTLLFTAEIIFIGFLYLLQDKWDYMQKQGVILSNDPAMSTDPLISPTANQKEMNVL